The Caenorhabditis elegans chromosome I genome includes the window AATTCATTTGCCCAATCACAAATGTTCCAATGAACGGAATTCAAAGTTTCTTAGTTAATTGGCAGTGTGGATGTGTGTATTCAGAGAAAGCTCAACAAGAAGTTAAATCCTCAAATTGTCATGTTTGTGGAGGACCTTATGATGCCACAAAAATGGTGATTTTGAATCCGGAGCCGGAGCAATTAGAGCTCTACAAGCTGAAATGGGAGGCTGAGAAAGCTGAAAAAGCGGCGGCGAAGAAGGATAAAGCAAAGAAAACAGCTGAGAAGATGGAGGCTGCCGCTAGTTTGGCTGCTGGATCAGGAGGAGAAGCTTCAAGTGTTGCTCCAGGGCCAAGTGGCTCCGGAGTTGGAAAGCATGGTAAGTTTTGGAGAATATATCGAATTTcatgtaaaaaaaatcgtaaaaatgtCGGAGAAAAgcgaaaatctgcaattttgcCGGTCGTAAAtctatttttgcaaatttcggTAGTTTATTCTCAGTCAAAACCGTTCATAATATACCCAGATTCAAACCCATTTAAAAAACCGTACAAGTCTATATTATGAAAAGTTCTAATTTTGGGCAGATGTAAACCAAGATTGTCTAGATCCAAACTTAATTTGCATAGATTGCAAGTTTGAGTAGATGTAAACCAAATTTGTGCAGATAAATTCACAATATAGGCTTGTACGGTTTCAATTTGGTTTAAATCTGAGTATATTCTGAACGGGTTTACTGAGTTACGTGATTTTTGTTGATCTATGATTGTTTTTAGGTGCAAAACTCCTAAAAATATACATAACTCAGTAAAACCACGGAATAAACGGAAGCTGAAATAGAATTCAAATGAATTTTCGACTGCTTCGATACGGAAACATGACTTTGAGATTTTATCCGAATTGAGTACgtattccaaatattttacagGATTTTATCACTAAAAGACTCAAAAAATGGTCCCAAAAggctaaaattcgaaaaaaaaacttaaatttcgcTAAATCCCCCtaattttgacactttttccaTTACATCTgtcggaaattgatttttagttcatttttcacattctgGTCGTTTAATACGtgtttttggtggaaaatgtctaagtttttggtggaaaatgacacaaaaattaaacataagCGTGAAGAAAAACTACTAAAATGCctaaaatagtgaaaaaaaaaaccatgtaAAAATGAGTTTCgagcttctgaaaattggcgaaattggagatttttcgcaattttccgAGATGTAGATACGAAAACCGCCATAAAATTGTTAgagaaattccgaaaaaagtaccaaattatacatttaaacccctattttttcagtggatCTCAAGAAAAAGCTGGAAATCGCAAAGCTCACCGGTGGCTCGACATCAGAAAAGAAagctgaaaaacgaaaagcaAATACGGATATTCAATCGGATCCTACCACTTCAGACACTTATAAGAAGCTGTTTACAACATGTGAAGCTGCAAAAAATAAGACTGAAGGACATTGGGTCACTTATAATCCActttattattgatttttctcacatt containing:
- the tads-1 gene encoding Replication termination factor 2 (Confirmed by transcript evidence), whose translation is MGADGGTIPKRCELVKERKKKEKLDKHVKNATKWRNCQLTQLPLKRPVIACRFGKLYNKEDVINSILSKTISKSASASHIKGPKDFVELKLTLNKDFKRGDVKGDDYNDVNQTEFICPITNVPMNGIQSFLVNWQCGCVYSEKAQQEVKSSNCHVCGGPYDATKMVILNPEPEQLELYKLKWEAEKAEKAAAKKDKAKKTAEKMEAAASLAAGSGGEASSVAPGPSGSGVGKHVDLKKKLEIAKLTGGSTSEKKAEKRKANTDIQSDPTTSDTYKKLFTTCEAAKNKTEGHWVTYNPLYY